The proteins below are encoded in one region of Knoellia sp. S7-12:
- a CDS encoding DUF4287 domain-containing protein has translation MSWPSQAGVDEGGEPGRQVVAAQGPTIASAQITRNDDVGHGMALAHVIKNGPGIADTHVGSTGTRRDESAVLRLDEVVAPTRF, from the coding sequence GTGTCGTGGCCGAGCCAGGCAGGCGTCGACGAGGGCGGAGAGCCGGGCAGGCAGGTCGTCGCGGCGCAGGGCCCGACGATCGCCTCAGCGCAGATCACTCGGAACGATGACGTTGGCCACGGCATGGCGTTGGCGCACGTCATCAAGAACGGACCAGGGATCGCGGACACCCACGTCGGCTCGACCGGCACGCGCCGCGACGAGTCGGCGGTCCTGCGTCTCGACGAGGTGGTGGCGCCCACGCGGTTCTGA
- a CDS encoding alpha-1,4-glucan--maltose-1-phosphate maltosyltransferase, whose translation MTATPLSTPPQTPFGRIPVIDVSPLVDGGARPTKSVVAETFLVEATVVREGHDAVSASVVLTDPAGVDHVTQMVCTNPGLNTWEAVVSADSAGLWTFRVEGWSDPFGTWEHDATVKIQADVDTALMLAEGAQLLDRAAGTEDRTAEGRAILEAGAAALRDETRPPQVRLSAVTHGPVHAELSGTPVRDHVSPSTAYPLLVERQLALTGAWYEFFPRSEGAVYDDETHTWRSGTLRTAAKRLAAVAGMGFDVIYLTPIHPIGQAAKKGPNNTLDAGPEDPGSPYAIGSPDGGHDAIHPDLGTFEDFDFFVTEARRLGLEVAMDIALQCSPDHPWVAEHPEWFTTRADGTIAFAENPPKKYQDIFPLNFDNDPAGSYAEMRRMIQVWIDHGVTLFRVDNPHTKPVEFWQWLIQDVAIDHPEIIWLSEAFTKPAMMRTLAKAGFQQSYTYYAWRNTKPDLEEYVTELATETAHYMRPSFWPTTHDILTPYMQFGGPAAWKLRAALAGTLVPTYGIYTGYELMEHVARPGAEEQIDNEKYQYRNRRWEDFEPGGPREGQSLAWYLRRLNEIRREHPALHWLRNITFHHADDENIIVFSKRRVVPADEATGTPAHEDVIIVIANLDPHSTRWSRVVFDMPALGLHPDEGFRAHDLITDTWWSFLREAMVQLGPDHEPVHIIELKRY comes from the coding sequence GTGACCGCCACACCTCTCAGCACCCCGCCCCAGACCCCTTTCGGCCGAATCCCCGTCATTGACGTCTCCCCTCTCGTCGACGGCGGCGCCCGCCCCACGAAGTCCGTGGTGGCAGAGACCTTCCTCGTCGAAGCGACTGTCGTCCGCGAGGGTCACGACGCCGTCAGCGCCTCTGTCGTCCTCACTGATCCCGCGGGCGTCGACCACGTCACGCAGATGGTCTGCACCAACCCCGGTCTCAACACGTGGGAAGCCGTGGTGTCGGCCGACAGCGCCGGCCTGTGGACCTTCCGGGTGGAGGGGTGGTCAGACCCCTTCGGCACCTGGGAGCACGACGCGACGGTCAAGATCCAGGCCGATGTCGACACTGCCCTCATGCTTGCTGAGGGCGCCCAACTCCTCGATCGGGCCGCCGGGACCGAGGACCGCACCGCCGAGGGTCGCGCGATCCTCGAGGCCGGAGCCGCCGCCCTGCGCGACGAGACCCGTCCTCCGCAGGTGCGCCTGTCGGCCGTGACCCACGGACCGGTCCACGCAGAGCTGTCGGGCACTCCGGTGAGGGACCACGTCAGCCCGAGCACGGCATACCCCCTGCTTGTGGAGCGTCAGCTCGCCCTCACCGGCGCCTGGTACGAATTCTTCCCGCGCAGCGAAGGTGCGGTCTACGACGACGAGACCCACACGTGGCGCTCCGGGACCCTGCGCACCGCGGCCAAGCGCCTCGCTGCCGTCGCAGGCATGGGCTTCGACGTCATCTATCTCACCCCGATCCACCCGATTGGACAGGCCGCCAAGAAGGGGCCCAACAACACGCTCGACGCAGGGCCCGAGGACCCGGGCAGCCCCTATGCCATCGGCTCCCCGGACGGTGGGCACGACGCGATCCACCCCGACCTGGGGACGTTCGAGGACTTCGACTTCTTTGTCACCGAGGCCCGCCGGCTCGGTCTCGAGGTCGCGATGGACATCGCGCTGCAGTGCTCCCCCGACCACCCGTGGGTCGCCGAGCACCCGGAGTGGTTCACGACGCGCGCCGACGGGACGATCGCGTTCGCCGAGAATCCGCCGAAGAAGTATCAGGACATCTTCCCCCTGAACTTCGACAACGACCCCGCCGGCTCCTATGCGGAGATGCGCCGGATGATCCAGGTCTGGATCGACCACGGCGTCACGCTCTTCCGCGTCGACAACCCGCACACGAAGCCAGTTGAGTTCTGGCAGTGGCTGATTCAGGACGTGGCCATCGACCACCCCGAGATCATCTGGCTGTCCGAGGCGTTCACGAAGCCGGCGATGATGCGCACGCTCGCCAAGGCCGGTTTCCAGCAGAGCTACACCTACTACGCGTGGCGCAACACCAAGCCCGACCTCGAGGAGTACGTCACCGAGCTCGCGACCGAGACCGCGCACTACATGCGGCCGAGCTTCTGGCCGACGACGCACGACATCCTCACGCCCTACATGCAGTTCGGTGGTCCGGCGGCCTGGAAGTTGCGCGCGGCGCTGGCGGGCACCCTCGTCCCGACCTATGGGATCTACACCGGCTACGAGCTCATGGAGCACGTCGCGCGCCCAGGCGCCGAGGAACAGATCGACAACGAGAAGTACCAGTACCGCAACCGCCGTTGGGAGGACTTCGAGCCCGGCGGCCCCCGCGAGGGGCAGTCGCTCGCGTGGTATCTCCGCCGCCTCAACGAGATCCGGCGCGAGCACCCGGCCCTGCACTGGCTGCGCAACATCACGTTCCACCACGCCGACGACGAGAACATCATCGTGTTCAGCAAGCGTCGCGTCGTCCCCGCCGACGAGGCGACCGGCACCCCGGCGCACGAGGACGTCATCATCGTCATCGCCAACCTCGACCCGCACAGCACCCGGTGGAGCCGCGTCGTCTTCGACATGCCCGCCCTCGGGCTGCACCCCGACGAGGGGTTCCGCGCGCACGACCTCATCACCGACACGTGGTGGAGCTTCCTGCGCGAGGCCATGGTTCAACTCGGCCCCGACCACGAGCCG
- a CDS encoding TRAP transporter fused permease subunit: MGRPAQVTRSDDAVEQTASVEELIGEYDEERPGRRLSRRLEHAITAVCFAVSMFVLYQVFSPLRQGGQFYLIIFLAAVLPLVFLCYRGLRSKRRAADGSQGDDNPGILDWVLAAVALVVCIYPVQPLVLGDGGGGFNAFLDRQGSLGAVDVAMGTLLMLLILEACRRTTGLILPAVCVAFFAFAYYGGFLPVTWSMSHAGMNFGDIINGFYNDASGFFGIPLDVAATYIVLFTIYGAVLEATGASRFFIDISFAAFRKSSSAPGRTVALSGFLLGTVSGSGTATAVSLGSVSWPILKKAGYPREAAGGMLAAAGIGAILSPPTLGAAAFIIAEYLGVNYLEVLLWATIPTVLYYLGIILAVEMDARKFGAREVQIATRSAWQLLWRFGYHFLSLFVIVAFLALGIPPFRAVVYATLLAAVFGLVERLVSGRDPLDPEAEHLPIGQAMPAYAVQLYRGLAAGVRSVLPVASVCAAAGIITSVIVKTGIGQSLASMLVSAAQSLTSNPTGVLILTAVFAAVAIALLGLAVPVTASFIIAWVVIGPALQTLGVSAPETAMFIFYYAVLSEVSPPTALAAVAASAITGGDAIKTMWQAWKYTLPAFLAPLAFVITENGSHLLMQGDALSILWTTLVSMLAVAALAIVTGGWLFGPAKPIVRALCVPAAGLLLYLQPFSIAAGLAFLAVAVALAWMTKASTRHTPSDDHSTTTLEENA; the protein is encoded by the coding sequence ATGGGCAGACCAGCGCAGGTCACGCGATCCGACGACGCCGTCGAGCAGACGGCCTCTGTCGAGGAGCTCATCGGTGAGTACGACGAGGAACGACCCGGTCGCCGCCTGTCACGGCGGCTGGAGCACGCGATCACCGCCGTGTGCTTTGCGGTGTCGATGTTCGTGCTCTACCAGGTCTTTTCACCGCTGCGACAGGGCGGACAGTTCTATCTCATCATCTTCCTCGCGGCTGTGCTCCCACTCGTCTTCCTCTGCTACCGCGGGCTCCGCTCGAAGCGACGCGCGGCCGACGGCAGCCAGGGAGATGACAACCCCGGCATCCTCGACTGGGTCCTCGCGGCGGTGGCCCTCGTCGTCTGCATCTATCCCGTCCAGCCACTCGTCCTCGGGGATGGCGGCGGTGGCTTCAACGCCTTCCTCGACCGTCAGGGCTCGCTCGGCGCCGTCGACGTCGCGATGGGCACCCTCCTCATGCTCCTCATCCTCGAGGCCTGCCGACGCACGACCGGGCTGATCCTTCCCGCGGTGTGCGTCGCGTTTTTCGCGTTCGCCTACTACGGCGGCTTCCTGCCCGTGACGTGGTCGATGAGCCACGCAGGCATGAACTTCGGCGACATCATCAACGGCTTCTACAACGATGCCTCCGGCTTCTTCGGCATCCCCCTGGACGTCGCGGCGACCTACATCGTGCTCTTCACCATTTATGGCGCGGTGCTCGAGGCGACGGGTGCGAGCCGCTTCTTCATCGACATCTCGTTTGCGGCCTTCCGCAAGAGCTCGTCGGCCCCGGGCCGCACGGTGGCACTGAGCGGCTTCCTCCTCGGCACCGTGAGCGGCTCGGGCACCGCCACCGCCGTGAGCCTCGGATCGGTCTCCTGGCCCATCCTCAAGAAGGCCGGCTACCCGCGCGAAGCGGCCGGAGGCATGCTCGCCGCGGCCGGCATCGGCGCGATCCTCTCGCCCCCGACCCTGGGCGCGGCGGCGTTCATCATCGCCGAGTACCTCGGGGTCAACTACCTCGAAGTGCTGCTCTGGGCGACGATCCCGACGGTCCTCTACTACCTCGGCATCATCCTCGCCGTCGAGATGGATGCGCGGAAGTTCGGCGCCCGCGAAGTGCAGATCGCGACGCGCTCGGCATGGCAGCTGCTGTGGCGCTTCGGCTACCACTTCCTCTCCCTCTTCGTCATCGTCGCGTTCCTCGCCCTGGGCATCCCACCCTTCCGCGCGGTCGTCTACGCGACCCTGCTCGCTGCGGTCTTCGGTCTCGTCGAAAGGCTTGTCTCCGGCCGCGATCCGCTCGACCCCGAAGCCGAGCACCTCCCGATCGGACAAGCCATGCCGGCGTATGCCGTGCAGCTCTATCGCGGTCTGGCCGCCGGTGTCCGTTCGGTCCTGCCCGTCGCCTCCGTCTGCGCCGCAGCAGGCATCATCACCTCGGTCATCGTCAAGACCGGCATCGGTCAGTCACTCGCGTCGATGCTGGTCTCGGCAGCGCAGTCGCTGACGAGCAACCCCACAGGAGTGCTCATCCTGACCGCGGTCTTTGCCGCCGTCGCGATCGCGCTGCTCGGACTCGCGGTGCCCGTCACCGCGTCCTTCATCATCGCGTGGGTCGTCATCGGACCTGCCCTGCAGACCTTGGGTGTGAGCGCACCCGAGACGGCGATGTTCATCTTCTACTACGCCGTCCTCTCAGAGGTCTCGCCGCCGACGGCACTCGCTGCCGTCGCTGCCTCAGCCATCACCGGCGGGGACGCCATCAAGACGATGTGGCAGGCCTGGAAGTACACCCTGCCCGCGTTCCTCGCTCCCCTGGCCTTCGTCATCACCGAGAACGGCTCCCACCTGCTCATGCAGGGAGACGCTCTCTCGATCCTCTGGACGACCCTCGTCTCGATGCTCGCTGTGGCCGCTCTCGCGATCGTCACCGGCGGCTGGCTCTTCGGTCCGGCCAAGCCGATCGTGCGCGCCCTCTGCGTCCCGGCCGCTGGCCTGCTCCTCTATCTGCAGCCCTTCTCGATCGCTGCCGGGCTGGCCTTCCTCGCGGTCGCGGTGGCACTCGCCTGGATGACGAAGGCGAGCACACGGCATACCCCATCTGATGACCACAGCACCACCACACTGGAGGAAAACGCATGA
- a CDS encoding isocitrate lyase/phosphoenolpyruvate mutase family protein — translation MTASARATDLLALHRAPELLTVVNVWDAISAKVVADVPGTRALATASHSIAATLGYPDGEVIPVEEMLNMCRRIVEASDLPVSADLEGGYGDAADTVRRAIGVGVVGANLEDQMKPLAEAAAQVEAVMAAAAAEGVPDFVLNARTDAFHLGRDRDRAVVLAEAVERGRAYLDAGAPVVFVPAILTEDEIVTLVDAFGPQRLTTIAIPGTPSLARQQELGVARVSHGPLSQNVALTALQELTEEVQRGGGVPSSMRILN, via the coding sequence ATGACTGCCTCCGCACGCGCGACCGACCTGCTCGCCCTCCACCGAGCCCCCGAGCTCCTCACCGTCGTCAACGTCTGGGACGCGATCTCGGCCAAGGTCGTCGCCGACGTGCCCGGCACCAGGGCCCTGGCGACGGCGAGCCACTCGATCGCCGCGACCCTGGGCTACCCCGACGGCGAGGTCATCCCCGTCGAGGAGATGCTCAACATGTGCCGCCGCATCGTTGAGGCGAGCGACCTGCCGGTGAGCGCGGACCTGGAGGGCGGCTACGGCGACGCCGCCGACACCGTCCGTCGCGCGATCGGTGTCGGCGTCGTCGGTGCCAACCTCGAGGACCAGATGAAGCCGCTGGCCGAGGCCGCCGCGCAGGTGGAGGCCGTCATGGCCGCTGCCGCCGCCGAGGGCGTCCCGGACTTCGTGCTCAACGCGCGCACCGACGCGTTCCACCTGGGCCGGGACCGCGACCGCGCCGTCGTGCTCGCCGAGGCGGTTGAGCGCGGGCGGGCCTACCTCGACGCCGGCGCCCCCGTCGTGTTCGTGCCGGCGATCCTCACCGAGGACGAGATCGTCACCCTCGTCGACGCCTTCGGACCGCAGCGCCTGACGACCATCGCGATCCCCGGGACGCCGTCACTCGCGCGTCAGCAGGAGCTCGGCGTCGCCCGGGTCTCGCACGGTCCGCTGTCGCAGAATGTCGCTCTCACCGCACTGCAGGAGCTGACCGAGGAGGTCCAGCGCGGCGGCGGTGTGCCCTCCTCGATGCGCATCCTCAACTAG
- a CDS encoding DUF2252 domain-containing protein — MPTTRSESRTRAIVDVLQESFGEAMTAHPTAYRHKFRRMAHDPHSFYRGSAGLFYRDVTRMDAPWVDDRSSRIWVHGDLHVENFGTYLNSAGRLVFDVNDFDEAYVGHFTWDLLRFSTSLALHGWQKALPDEEVRALIESYLRSYLRQVNHYRSTPDDTEFAIRLENARGPVLAALHRAREVRRVDLLNELTTVEDHRRVFAAKDGVRRLGKAERARVLAAYEGYLSTIPADKRSHIPVFYDVRDVVSTVTHGIGSAGLASYSLLLEGHSQALENDVVVQMKQANVPALSRFVDSGDIDAAFEHEAHRTVVSQRALQAHTDSLLGHTTMDGMGFVLSEISPYEVGLEWSDLDEPDEIGVVVRQLGQATAKIHCASDEDSDQHLVNFQVEEAIAGPLEGRRSEFTTWVVEQAMAYAAQVHTDYPLFVEAFKEGRVGLDAV, encoded by the coding sequence ATGCCGACGACCCGGTCCGAGAGCCGCACGCGCGCCATCGTCGACGTGCTCCAGGAGTCATTCGGTGAAGCGATGACTGCCCACCCGACGGCATACCGGCACAAGTTCCGGCGGATGGCGCACGACCCGCACTCCTTCTACCGCGGTTCCGCCGGTCTGTTCTACCGGGATGTCACCCGGATGGACGCCCCCTGGGTCGACGACCGGTCCTCTCGAATCTGGGTCCACGGCGACCTGCACGTCGAGAACTTCGGCACCTACCTCAACTCCGCCGGCCGGTTGGTCTTCGACGTCAACGACTTCGACGAGGCCTACGTCGGCCACTTCACGTGGGACCTGCTGCGCTTCAGCACCTCGCTGGCGCTGCACGGCTGGCAGAAGGCGCTTCCTGACGAGGAGGTGCGGGCGCTGATCGAGAGTTACCTGCGTTCGTACCTGCGCCAGGTCAACCACTACCGCAGCACACCCGACGACACCGAGTTCGCGATCCGCCTGGAGAACGCTCGCGGCCCCGTCCTGGCAGCACTGCACCGGGCCCGGGAGGTGCGCCGGGTGGACCTGCTCAACGAGCTGACCACGGTCGAGGACCACCGCCGCGTGTTCGCCGCCAAGGACGGGGTGCGGCGCCTCGGGAAGGCGGAGCGCGCGCGGGTCCTGGCCGCCTACGAGGGGTACCTGTCGACGATCCCGGCGGACAAGCGCAGCCACATCCCCGTCTTCTACGACGTGCGCGACGTCGTCTCCACCGTCACCCACGGCATCGGAAGTGCCGGCCTCGCGAGCTACAGCCTGCTGCTCGAGGGCCACAGCCAGGCCCTCGAGAACGACGTCGTCGTGCAGATGAAGCAGGCCAACGTGCCGGCGCTCAGCCGCTTCGTCGACAGTGGCGACATCGACGCGGCCTTCGAGCACGAGGCGCACCGCACCGTGGTGAGCCAGCGCGCCCTCCAGGCGCACACCGACTCCCTCCTCGGGCACACGACGATGGACGGAATGGGGTTCGTCCTGTCCGAGATCTCGCCCTACGAGGTGGGGCTGGAATGGTCGGACCTCGACGAACCGGACGAGATCGGCGTCGTGGTGCGCCAGCTGGGGCAGGCGACGGCCAAGATCCACTGCGCCTCCGACGAGGACAGCGACCAGCATCTCGTGAACTTCCAGGTCGAGGAGGCGATCGCCGGTCCGCTCGAGGGGAGGCGCTCGGAGTTCACGACGTGGGTGGTCGAGCAGGCCATGGCGTATGCCGCGCAGGTGCACACCGACTATCCCCTCTTCGTCGAGGCCTTCAAGGAGGGACGCGTGGGGCTGGACGCCGTCTGA
- the glgP gene encoding alpha-glucan family phosphorylase, which produces MKAIRRFSVRPVLPAPIAALGDLAMNLRWSWHPPLRDLFESIDPERWASVGADPVAMLSATPVSELDALAADDEFVARVEDARQGLDRYLGEDRWYQQWAAEQGDNGAPSAIAYFSPEYGIAAALPQYSGGLGILAGDHLKAASDIGLPIVGVGLFYKTGYFRQSFNRDGWQQEDYPVLDPDGLPLSLLREEDGTPSIILIKLPGSRELRAQVWRAQVGRVPLLLLDSDIPGNDEAARAVTERLYGGGGEQRLQQELLLGVGGVRALRLWSRLSGAPTPDVYHSNEGHAGFLAIERISELVTSAGLTFEEALEAVRGATVFTTHTPVPAGIDRFERRLIEIYFGGDLAPAGVPLDRLLALGAETYEGGNSSMFNMAVLGLRIAQRANGVSKLHGVVSRDMFDGLFPGFDADEVPITSITNGVHGPTWVDRKVYELAGRHADDVTVDTTVLDSQASWEAMADLPRDEVWATKRLLREQLVKEARARVRASWVKRGASTAELGWTDEILDPDILTIGFARRVPTYKRLTLMLRDPARLKKLLLDPERPIQIVIAGKSHPADETGKQLIQQMIKFTDDPEVRHRIAFLPNYDIAMAQHLYPGCDVWLNNPLRPFEASGTSGMKAALNGALNLSILDGWWDEWFDGNNGWAIPTADGVEDPDRRDDIEANALYDLIENQVAPRFYDLDDAKLPQNWLAMVMHTVSTLGPKVRASRMVREYTERLYVPAARAGWALSGENHAGARDLAAYATRVRAAWPKVSVDHVESSGVGDSPEIGETLHVNAYVSLDGLAPEDVEVQVAHGRTNRRGDDLHDVTTLSLQHTESYEHGRHQFSGDLTLKTSGAFGYTVRVLPKHQGLATPASLGLVATA; this is translated from the coding sequence GTGAAGGCCATCCGTCGCTTCAGCGTCCGTCCTGTTCTCCCCGCCCCCATCGCCGCGCTCGGTGACCTCGCGATGAATCTGCGCTGGAGCTGGCACCCGCCCCTGCGCGATCTCTTCGAGAGCATCGACCCCGAGCGGTGGGCCTCCGTCGGCGCCGATCCGGTCGCCATGCTCTCGGCGACGCCGGTCTCGGAGCTCGATGCGCTCGCGGCCGACGACGAGTTCGTCGCGCGGGTGGAGGATGCCAGGCAGGGACTGGACCGCTATCTGGGCGAGGACCGTTGGTACCAGCAGTGGGCAGCCGAGCAGGGCGACAACGGTGCCCCCTCGGCCATCGCCTACTTCAGCCCTGAGTACGGCATCGCTGCGGCGCTCCCGCAGTACTCCGGTGGCCTCGGCATTCTCGCCGGAGACCACCTCAAGGCCGCGTCCGACATCGGCCTGCCCATCGTCGGTGTCGGATTGTTCTACAAGACTGGCTACTTCCGGCAGAGCTTCAACCGCGACGGCTGGCAGCAGGAGGACTACCCCGTCCTCGACCCCGACGGCCTTCCCCTCTCCCTCCTGCGCGAGGAGGACGGGACCCCGAGCATCATCCTCATCAAGCTCCCCGGAAGTCGTGAGCTGCGCGCCCAGGTCTGGCGTGCCCAGGTCGGCCGCGTGCCGCTCCTCCTCCTGGACTCCGACATCCCCGGCAACGACGAGGCTGCGCGCGCCGTCACCGAGCGCCTCTACGGCGGTGGCGGCGAGCAGCGGCTCCAGCAGGAGCTGCTCCTCGGCGTCGGCGGGGTGCGAGCCCTCCGCCTCTGGTCGCGGCTCTCCGGCGCGCCCACGCCCGACGTCTACCACTCCAACGAGGGCCACGCAGGCTTCCTCGCTATCGAGCGGATCAGCGAGCTCGTGACCAGTGCCGGCCTCACCTTCGAGGAGGCCCTCGAGGCCGTGCGCGGCGCGACCGTCTTCACGACCCACACCCCGGTGCCGGCCGGCATCGACCGCTTCGAGCGTCGCCTCATCGAGATCTACTTCGGGGGCGACCTCGCTCCCGCTGGCGTTCCCCTCGACCGTCTCCTGGCCCTGGGCGCCGAGACCTACGAAGGCGGTAACTCGTCCATGTTCAACATGGCGGTGCTCGGTCTGCGGATCGCGCAGCGGGCCAACGGCGTCTCGAAGCTCCACGGTGTGGTGAGTCGTGACATGTTCGATGGCCTCTTCCCCGGCTTCGATGCCGATGAGGTGCCGATCACGAGCATCACCAACGGTGTTCACGGTCCCACGTGGGTCGACCGCAAGGTCTATGAGCTCGCGGGCCGACACGCGGACGACGTCACCGTCGACACGACCGTCCTCGACAGCCAGGCCTCGTGGGAGGCCATGGCTGACCTGCCGCGTGACGAGGTGTGGGCCACCAAGCGTCTGTTGCGCGAGCAGCTCGTCAAGGAGGCCCGCGCCCGTGTCCGCGCATCATGGGTCAAGCGAGGCGCTTCCACCGCCGAGCTCGGCTGGACTGACGAGATCCTCGATCCCGACATCCTCACGATCGGCTTCGCCCGTCGCGTCCCGACCTACAAGCGACTCACCCTCATGCTGCGCGACCCGGCCCGCCTCAAGAAGCTGCTGCTCGACCCCGAGCGTCCGATCCAGATCGTCATCGCTGGCAAGTCCCACCCAGCCGACGAGACCGGCAAGCAGCTCATCCAGCAGATGATCAAGTTCACCGATGACCCCGAGGTGCGTCACCGCATCGCGTTCCTCCCGAACTACGACATCGCGATGGCGCAGCACCTCTATCCGGGCTGCGACGTGTGGCTCAACAACCCGCTGCGCCCGTTTGAGGCGTCCGGCACGTCAGGCATGAAGGCTGCGCTCAACGGCGCCCTCAACCTCTCGATCCTCGACGGCTGGTGGGACGAGTGGTTCGACGGCAACAACGGCTGGGCGATCCCGACCGCAGACGGCGTCGAGGACCCCGACCGCCGCGACGACATCGAGGCCAACGCGCTCTACGACCTCATCGAGAACCAGGTCGCGCCGCGCTTCTATGACCTCGACGACGCGAAGCTCCCGCAGAACTGGCTCGCGATGGTCATGCACACCGTCTCCACGCTCGGGCCCAAGGTCCGCGCGAGTCGCATGGTGCGCGAATACACCGAGCGCCTCTACGTCCCCGCGGCCCGCGCTGGCTGGGCGCTCAGCGGCGAGAACCACGCTGGGGCTCGCGATCTCGCGGCATACGCAACGCGGGTCAGGGCCGCCTGGCCCAAGGTGAGCGTCGATCACGTCGAGTCCTCGGGCGTCGGTGACAGCCCCGAGATCGGCGAGACGCTCCACGTCAACGCCTATGTCTCGCTCGACGGTCTCGCACCCGAGGACGTCGAGGTGCAGGTCGCGCACGGCCGCACGAACCGCCGCGGTGACGACCTGCACGACGTCACGACGTTGTCGCTGCAGCACACCGAGAGCTATGAGCACGGCCGCCACCAGTTCTCCGGCGACCTCACTCTCAAGACGAGTGGGGCGTTCGGCTACACCGTGCGCGTCCTGCCGAAGCACCAGGGCCTCGCGACCCCCGCCAGCCTCGGCCTCGTCGCCACCGCCTGA
- a CDS encoding TAXI family TRAP transporter solute-binding subunit, with protein MSRNRIRTAALAAAAVTALALTGCGGKQDRTSDTAASGASGGASDCTASAGQITIATGNSTGVYYALGGGLAQTITSNTELKATAAETGASVQNIQQLVDKKYDIAFSLADTAADAVTGKGAFEGKPADVKALARIYSNYTQVVVSKKSGITKVEDFKGKRISTGSPKSGTEVIANRLIQAAGLDPAKDVSAQRLDLTKTVDGMKDGSIDGLVWSGGLPTGGITDLMTAMKDDVQFVDITPLLPKLQDVNPVYAEDAIPAATYGTAADAKTIVVPNVLLVRSDMSDNNACALTKLLFDKKDDLVKVHTAAKDLDPKIAKESAPVELHPGSQKALDTLN; from the coding sequence ATGAGTCGCAACCGAATTCGCACGGCGGCCCTCGCGGCCGCAGCCGTCACCGCACTCGCCCTGACGGGCTGCGGCGGCAAGCAGGATCGCACGAGTGATACCGCGGCGAGCGGCGCGTCGGGTGGCGCGAGCGACTGCACGGCGAGTGCCGGCCAGATCACCATCGCGACGGGGAACAGCACGGGGGTCTACTACGCCCTCGGCGGTGGCCTCGCCCAGACGATCACATCCAACACCGAGCTCAAGGCGACAGCCGCCGAGACCGGTGCGTCCGTCCAGAACATCCAGCAGCTCGTCGACAAGAAGTACGACATCGCCTTCTCGCTCGCCGACACCGCCGCCGACGCAGTGACCGGCAAGGGCGCGTTCGAGGGCAAGCCGGCCGACGTCAAGGCACTCGCCCGGATCTATTCGAACTACACGCAGGTCGTCGTCTCCAAGAAGTCCGGCATCACCAAGGTTGAGGACTTCAAGGGCAAGCGGATCTCGACCGGTTCACCGAAGTCGGGCACCGAGGTCATCGCCAACCGCCTCATCCAGGCCGCGGGTCTCGATCCGGCCAAGGACGTCTCAGCGCAGCGGCTCGACCTCACCAAGACCGTTGACGGCATGAAGGACGGCAGCATCGACGGGCTCGTGTGGTCGGGTGGCCTGCCGACCGGTGGCATCACCGACCTCATGACGGCGATGAAGGACGACGTGCAGTTCGTCGACATCACGCCGCTGCTGCCCAAGCTGCAGGACGTCAACCCGGTCTATGCCGAAGACGCCATCCCGGCCGCGACCTACGGCACTGCGGCCGATGCCAAGACGATCGTCGTCCCGAACGTCCTGCTCGTCCGCTCGGACATGTCCGACAACAACGCGTGCGCGCTGACCAAGCTGCTCTTCGACAAGAAGGACGACCTCGTCAAGGTCCACACGGCCGCCAAGGATCTCGACCCCAAGATCGCCAAGGAGAGCGCGCCGGTCGAGCTCCACCCCGGGTCGCAGAAGGCCCTCGACACTCTCAACTGA